In a genomic window of Salegentibacter salegens:
- a CDS encoding cation:proton antiporter domain-containing protein produces MLLIFTISALIILSGTFYKKLENHYITDSLIALIFGVVLGPELFNFISLETGKSMDILKKATEFTMAVALMATALRIPTNYFRKHLKTQSIVIVLGILAMFLCSSIILFWLLPLSLLESCLIGAIITPTDPVVASTIVSGENAKKFLPARIRNTISLESGVNDGLVYPLILLLLILITNEQNLQDWFLKDLLFATVLCGFLAFGSGKLFGKLMHKAHVNGWMTTKAVLPFSLALAFLLLSGFNAIGMNGIFSVFIGGLAFSSEISENETIQEERIQESMDRIFTMPVFFIFGLLLPWKEWFDLGIWTSLTLILAIILFRRIPGFLLILKAAPQFKSKFKDQLLMGWFGPIGVAALYYAVLTFEKTKDENAWIITSLVVMASTVIHGLSSLAFSKWYYQLANNSDGKQP; encoded by the coding sequence ATGCTATTAATCTTTACTATTAGCGCTTTAATTATTTTATCTGGCACCTTTTATAAAAAGCTGGAAAATCACTATATAACAGATTCTTTAATTGCATTAATTTTTGGGGTAGTACTTGGCCCCGAATTATTCAACTTCATATCGCTGGAGACTGGTAAATCTATGGATATTCTCAAAAAAGCTACAGAGTTTACAATGGCAGTTGCTCTTATGGCTACTGCATTACGAATTCCCACTAACTACTTCAGAAAGCATTTAAAAACACAGTCCATAGTTATTGTTTTAGGTATCCTTGCAATGTTTTTATGCAGTTCGATAATTTTATTTTGGTTGTTACCTTTGTCGCTGCTTGAAAGTTGCCTTATAGGAGCTATTATAACGCCTACAGATCCCGTAGTGGCATCTACCATTGTTTCTGGAGAGAATGCAAAGAAATTCTTACCGGCAAGAATACGAAATACAATTTCGCTTGAATCTGGTGTAAACGACGGGCTGGTTTATCCATTAATTCTCTTACTGCTTATTTTGATAACTAATGAACAAAATTTGCAAGATTGGTTTTTAAAAGATTTATTGTTTGCTACTGTTCTCTGTGGTTTTTTAGCATTCGGTTCAGGGAAATTATTCGGTAAACTTATGCATAAGGCTCACGTAAATGGGTGGATGACAACTAAAGCGGTGTTACCTTTTTCGTTGGCGCTCGCATTCTTACTCTTATCGGGTTTTAATGCTATAGGTATGAATGGAATTTTTAGTGTTTTTATAGGTGGTTTGGCATTTTCTTCTGAAATTTCTGAAAATGAAACAATTCAGGAAGAACGTATTCAGGAATCTATGGATCGTATTTTTACTATGCCTGTTTTCTTTATTTTTGGTTTACTCCTTCCCTGGAAAGAGTGGTTCGATTTAGGAATCTGGACTTCTTTAACCCTAATTCTGGCAATTATTTTATTCAGAAGGATTCCCGGTTTTCTATTGATTCTTAAAGCAGCTCCTCAATTTAAATCTAAATTTAAGGATCAGTTATTAATGGGCTGGTTTGGCCCCATTGGTGTGGCTGCACTCTATTATGCTGTATTAACTTTTGAAAAGACTAAAGATGAAAATGCATGGATTATTACCAGTTTGGTGGTAATGGCTTCTACAGTAATTCATGGCCTAAGCAGTTTAGCCTTTTCTAAATGGTATTATCAATTGGCTAACAATTCAGATGGAAAACAGCCTTAG
- a CDS encoding tetratricopeptide repeat protein: MKTNIFTVALSLLSVAAVAQKGEIRDAGDAVEDGNYAEAKTELQTAESMLSEANEKWTERFYLYKGQAYLGNGENASLEDLEVAAEAFKKAQEMGNEDEAVQGFEQVRNALVQSAINDQNSENYESASDKLHYSYQLNKQDTLYLYYAAANSLNAQDYTTALGYYEDLKELGFDGSGVEYLATNVESGEQEVMQKEQRDLMIKTGEYEDPQERKIPTKKGEIAKNIALIYIQEGEDEKAIDAIQDAKAENPDNIALIQAEADVYYRMGDKEKYNELMQEIVKKNPNDPNVYYNLGVTAADLGNNEQAIEYYEKALEIDPEMTNARMNIVVAILAKERDLIDQMNELGMSKEDNKRYEELEEERKEIYEEAVPYLEKVIENDPENVNAIRTTINIYTQLGEEEKAAELKARLE, from the coding sequence ATGAAAACTAATATTTTTACTGTTGCGTTGTCATTATTATCGGTGGCTGCCGTTGCACAAAAAGGTGAAATTAGAGATGCAGGCGATGCCGTAGAAGATGGCAACTATGCAGAAGCCAAAACTGAATTACAAACTGCCGAATCTATGCTTTCTGAAGCAAATGAGAAATGGACAGAGCGATTCTACCTTTATAAAGGTCAGGCATATTTAGGAAATGGAGAAAATGCTTCTCTGGAAGACCTGGAAGTAGCTGCCGAAGCTTTTAAGAAAGCCCAGGAAATGGGGAATGAGGATGAAGCAGTACAGGGTTTTGAACAGGTTAGAAACGCTTTGGTACAAAGTGCTATTAACGATCAAAATTCCGAAAATTATGAGAGCGCTTCAGATAAATTGCATTACAGCTACCAGTTAAATAAGCAGGATACACTTTATTTATACTATGCTGCTGCCAACTCATTAAACGCTCAGGATTATACTACCGCGTTGGGATACTATGAAGATCTAAAAGAATTAGGTTTTGACGGTTCTGGTGTAGAATATCTTGCCACCAATGTAGAAAGTGGTGAACAAGAAGTAATGCAGAAAGAGCAGCGGGATTTAATGATTAAAACCGGCGAGTACGAAGATCCTCAAGAACGTAAAATTCCTACTAAAAAAGGAGAGATTGCTAAAAATATTGCCTTAATCTATATCCAGGAAGGTGAAGATGAAAAAGCAATAGATGCTATTCAGGATGCTAAAGCTGAAAATCCTGACAATATTGCATTAATCCAGGCAGAAGCCGATGTTTATTACAGAATGGGTGATAAGGAAAAGTACAATGAACTGATGCAGGAAATTGTGAAGAAAAATCCTAATGATCCTAACGTTTATTATAATCTTGGCGTAACAGCTGCAGATTTAGGTAATAATGAACAGGCTATTGAGTATTATGAAAAAGCTCTTGAAATTGATCCTGAGATGACCAATGCAAGAATGAATATTGTGGTAGCCATCCTGGCAAAGGAACGTGACCTAATTGACCAGATGAATGAGCTTGGAATGAGTAAAGAAGATAACAAACGTTATGAGGAGCTTGAAGAAGAGCGTAAAGAGATTTATGAAGAAGCTGTTCCTTATCTTGAAAAGGTGATTGAAAATGATCCCGAGAATGTTAACGCGATAAGAACTACAATAAATATCTACACCCAATTAGGGGAAGAAGAGAAAGCTGCAGAGCTTAAAGCTCGCTTAGAGTAA
- the gyrA gene encoding DNA gyrase subunit A: protein MAEGEKLIPINIEDEMKSAYIDYSMSVIVSRALPDVRDGLKPVHRRVLFGMYELGVLSNRSYKKSARIVGEVLGKYHPHGDSSVYDTMVRMAQHWSMRYMLVDGQGNFGSVDGDSPAAMRYTEARMRKISEDMLADIDKETVDTQLNFDDSLNEPVVMPTRIPNLLVNGASGIAVGMATNMAPHNISEVIDGTIAYIENNDIEIEELMEHIKAPDFPTGGTIYGYDGVREAFKTGRGRIVMRAKSSLEEINGKEFLVVTEIPYQVNKADMIKKTADLVNEKKIEGISLIRDESDRNGMRVVYQLKRDAIPNIVLNTLYKHTALQTSFSVNNIALVKGRPEMLNLKDIIYHFVEHRHEVVVRRTEYELRKAEDRAHILEGLIIASDNIDEVIALIRSSSNAEEARNKLIERFELSELQAKAIVEMRLRQLTGLEQDKLRAEYEEIMNTIEDLKDILARKERRMQVIKDELLEIKEKYGDERRSTIEYAGGDLSIEDMIPDERVVITISHAGYIKRTSLTEYKTQNRGGVGQKGSNTRNEDFLEYLFSGTNHQYMLFFTQKGKCFWMRVYEIPEGSKASKGRAIQNLINIDPDDRVKAFICTQDLKDEEYVNKHYVIMATKKGQVKKTSLEQYSRPRTNGINAITIREDDELLEAKLTNGDSQVMLAVRSGKAIRFEEGKTRPMGRNASGVRGITLADDKDEVVGMISVEDFNSDILVVSENGYGKRSSLEDYRITNRGGKGVKTISITEKTGSLVTIKNVSDDEDIMIINKSGIVIRMEVANLRVMGRATQGVRLINLKGNDAIAAVAKVLHDEDDVELMEDPEKAEDAEENPNGTTIADDSEE, encoded by the coding sequence ATGGCTGAAGGAGAAAAGCTTATTCCTATAAATATTGAAGATGAAATGAAATCGGCTTACATTGATTATTCAATGTCGGTCATTGTGTCACGTGCTTTACCAGATGTTCGTGATGGCTTAAAACCGGTGCATCGCCGGGTATTATTTGGGATGTATGAACTTGGAGTACTCTCTAACCGGTCTTATAAAAAATCGGCCAGGATCGTAGGGGAAGTACTTGGTAAGTATCACCCTCACGGAGATTCTTCGGTTTACGATACCATGGTTAGGATGGCCCAACACTGGAGTATGCGTTATATGCTTGTAGACGGGCAGGGTAACTTTGGATCTGTAGATGGAGATAGTCCTGCGGCTATGCGTTATACCGAAGCCAGGATGCGAAAAATTAGTGAGGATATGCTCGCTGATATCGATAAGGAAACGGTAGATACCCAGCTAAACTTTGATGATTCTTTAAACGAGCCGGTAGTAATGCCAACTCGTATCCCAAACCTTTTGGTGAATGGTGCCAGCGGTATTGCCGTAGGTATGGCTACCAATATGGCACCTCACAATATATCTGAGGTAATAGACGGAACCATTGCCTATATTGAAAATAACGATATTGAGATAGAAGAATTGATGGAGCACATTAAAGCTCCCGATTTTCCTACCGGTGGAACTATTTATGGGTACGATGGGGTTCGTGAAGCTTTTAAAACCGGAAGAGGCCGTATTGTTATGCGCGCCAAATCTTCGTTAGAAGAGATTAACGGAAAAGAGTTTCTTGTCGTTACCGAAATTCCTTACCAGGTGAATAAGGCAGATATGATCAAGAAAACTGCCGATCTTGTTAACGAGAAGAAAATTGAAGGGATTAGTCTCATTAGGGATGAATCTGATAGAAACGGAATGCGTGTCGTTTACCAATTAAAACGTGACGCCATTCCAAACATAGTATTAAATACCTTATATAAACACACTGCTTTACAAACTTCCTTTAGTGTCAATAATATTGCGCTAGTAAAAGGAAGACCAGAGATGCTTAACCTAAAAGATATTATTTATCATTTTGTAGAGCACAGGCACGAAGTTGTGGTAAGAAGAACAGAATACGAACTTCGAAAAGCTGAAGATAGGGCTCATATCCTGGAAGGTTTAATTATCGCCTCAGATAATATAGATGAGGTTATTGCCTTAATTCGTTCTTCCAGCAATGCTGAAGAAGCCAGGAATAAATTAATTGAACGCTTTGAGTTAAGCGAGCTACAGGCCAAGGCCATTGTAGAAATGCGTTTACGCCAGCTTACTGGATTAGAGCAGGACAAACTGCGTGCAGAGTATGAAGAAATAATGAATACCATAGAAGACCTTAAAGACATTTTGGCGCGAAAAGAACGCCGTATGCAGGTTATTAAGGACGAGCTTCTAGAAATAAAAGAGAAATACGGAGACGAGAGACGTTCTACTATAGAATATGCCGGAGGTGATTTGAGTATTGAAGATATGATCCCCGATGAACGTGTGGTAATTACAATTTCTCACGCCGGATATATTAAAAGGACTTCCTTAACCGAATACAAAACTCAAAATAGGGGAGGAGTTGGCCAAAAAGGTTCTAATACAAGAAATGAAGATTTCCTTGAATATCTTTTCTCAGGAACCAATCACCAGTATATGTTGTTCTTTACCCAAAAAGGAAAATGTTTCTGGATGCGGGTTTACGAAATTCCGGAAGGCAGTAAAGCTTCAAAAGGAAGAGCTATTCAAAACCTTATTAATATTGATCCTGACGATCGCGTAAAAGCTTTTATCTGTACTCAGGATCTTAAGGATGAAGAGTATGTAAATAAGCATTACGTAATTATGGCCACTAAAAAAGGTCAGGTGAAGAAAACTTCACTAGAGCAGTATTCCAGACCCAGAACTAACGGGATAAATGCAATTACCATTAGAGAAGACGACGAACTACTGGAAGCAAAGTTAACCAATGGCGATAGCCAGGTAATGCTTGCGGTAAGAAGTGGTAAGGCAATTAGGTTTGAAGAGGGCAAAACCCGACCTATGGGTAGAAACGCTTCTGGTGTTAGAGGAATTACCCTAGCCGATGATAAAGATGAAGTTGTAGGGATGATTTCAGTAGAAGATTTCAATTCTGATATTCTTGTTGTTTCTGAAAATGGATACGGTAAAAGATCCAGTCTTGAAGACTATAGAATAACAAATAGGGGAGGAAAAGGAGTTAAAACAATTTCCATAACCGAAAAAACCGGTAGTCTTGTTACTATTAAAAATGTTTCAGATGATGAAGATATAATGATCATCAATAAATCTGGAATTGTAATTAGAATGGAAGTTGCAAATCTTCGAGTGATGGGACGTGCAACTCAGGGAGTTAGATTAATCAATCTTAAAGGGAATGATGCCATTGCCGCTGTTGCAAAAGTATTGCACGATGAAGACGATGTTGAATTGATGGAAGACCCTGAGAAGGCCGAAGACGCTGAAGAAAACCCGAATGGCACAACTATTGCAGACGATAGTGAAGAATAA
- a CDS encoding IS4 family transposase: MGLFRRTKNTNKPLLRQIIDLCPRWMLTRCADEHNGDKGCSRYKTYDQFVAQTFGQLNKCYTLSDISTGIGVSETFISDLGLEQSPARSTMSDGNKKRSYKVFESLYYRLLGHYGRLLSKHGQSHIIKEIKDRDIKLIDSTTISLCLSMFDWAKFRTAKGGIKIHTCWDDAMMIPDMVNITEAKLHDSKGLAQSVFRKGTVIVEDRAYFDFLLMRQRIAAENVFVTRIKINTVYQTLEELELPEGSDQDILKDEIIVLPSKKAVETGIAEHPLRLVHVYKQDENKVIEIITNNLDWSARTIADLYKKRWDIELFFKAIKQNLQIKTFLGTSENAVKSQIYIALITYLLLQIIVRTIAKKEHAFSNFVEKIRICLCFYLTLDYACNTVGEGAKRIRGQTKLHYRVDPDLFSPISPN, encoded by the coding sequence ATGGGACTCTTCAGGCGCACTAAAAATACAAACAAACCTCTTCTTCGACAAATAATTGACCTATGTCCTCGCTGGATGCTCACGCGTTGTGCCGATGAGCACAATGGCGACAAGGGGTGCAGCAGATATAAGACCTACGATCAATTCGTTGCCCAAACTTTCGGACAGCTGAATAAATGCTACACTCTTAGTGACATTTCCACTGGTATCGGGGTCAGCGAAACATTTATTTCGGATTTGGGTCTTGAGCAGAGCCCAGCGCGTTCTACCATGAGCGATGGCAACAAAAAGAGGAGTTATAAAGTCTTCGAGAGCTTATATTACCGGTTGTTAGGGCACTATGGCCGACTATTGTCGAAGCACGGACAGTCTCATATAATCAAGGAAATCAAAGACCGTGACATAAAATTGATCGACAGCACCACGATCAGTCTATGTCTGTCCATGTTCGATTGGGCAAAGTTTCGGACAGCTAAAGGAGGTATAAAAATACATACCTGCTGGGACGATGCCATGATGATCCCCGATATGGTCAATATAACAGAGGCAAAGCTCCATGACAGCAAAGGACTGGCCCAATCCGTTTTCCGAAAGGGAACGGTCATCGTGGAGGACAGGGCGTACTTCGATTTTCTGTTGATGCGCCAGAGGATCGCGGCAGAAAATGTTTTTGTCACTCGCATCAAGATCAATACGGTCTATCAAACCTTGGAAGAACTGGAGCTCCCCGAAGGTAGCGATCAGGATATCCTAAAAGACGAGATCATCGTTTTACCAAGCAAGAAGGCCGTGGAAACAGGCATTGCGGAACACCCTCTCCGGTTGGTGCACGTTTATAAGCAGGACGAGAACAAAGTGATAGAAATAATCACCAACAACTTGGATTGGAGCGCCAGGACCATCGCGGACCTTTATAAAAAACGATGGGATATTGAACTTTTTTTTAAGGCGATAAAACAGAACCTCCAAATAAAGACCTTCCTTGGAACCAGTGAGAACGCCGTAAAATCACAAATATACATCGCGCTCATAACCTATTTGCTGCTCCAGATAATTGTGAGGACAATAGCCAAAAAAGAACATGCATTTTCCAATTTCGTGGAAAAGATCAGGATCTGTCTATGTTTTTATCTTACCCTCGATTATGCCTGCAATACCGTAGGAGAAGGGGCGAAAAGAATAAGGGGTCAGACCAAACTCCACTATAGGGTAGATCCAGACTTATTTTCTCCCATTAGCCCTAATTGA
- a CDS encoding ATP-dependent Clp protease ATP-binding subunit has product MDDNFSPRVKDVIAYSKEEALRLGHDFIGTEHLMLGLLRDGDGKAIDILNALDIDLSHLRRKVEILSPANPESTAVSNEKRNLHLTRQAERALKTTFLEAKLFQSSNINTAHLLLCILRNENDPTTKLLNKLKIDYDGVKDQFKYMIASDETDFQDSPTAESFSDDDSSTDDATKDNPFSGGGSGPGKTSKKSKTPVLDNFGRDLTAMAENDKLDPVVGREKEIERVSQILSRRKKNNPLLIGEPGVGKSAIAEGLALRIIQRKVSRILFDKRVVTLDLASLVAGTKYRGQFEERMKAVMNELEKNDDIILFIDEIHTIVGAGGATGSLDASNMFKPALARGEIQCIGATTLDEYRQYIEKDGALERRFQKVIVEPTTVEETIEILNNIKDKYEDHHNVSYTDDAIEACVNLTNRYLTDRFLPDKAIDALDEAGARVHITNIDVPKQILDLERRLEEVREKKNSVVKKQKYEEAAKLRDDEKNLEKELQIAQEKWEEESKKHKETVDEDSVADVVSMMTGVPVNRIAQTESNKLVELPNKIKGKVIGQDDAVGKVVKAIQRNRAGLKDPNKPIGSFIFLGQTGVGKTQLAKVLARELFDNDDSLIRIDMSEYMEKFAISRLVGAPPGYVGYEEGGQLTEKVRRKPYAVILLDEVEKAHPDVFNMLLQVLDDGYLTDSLGRKIDFRNTIIIMTSNIGARKLKDFGQGVGFGTASQRSQVDENARSVIENALKKAFAPEFLNRIDDVVIFNSLEREDIHKIIDIELVKLFSRIGSLGYNLTLSDKAKDFIAEKGFDKQYGARPLNRAIQKYIEDALAEEIITSKLAEGDKIFMDLDEEKNELTIKIDKAVKETES; this is encoded by the coding sequence ATGGATGATAATTTTTCACCAAGAGTAAAAGATGTAATTGCATATAGCAAAGAAGAAGCATTGCGTTTAGGTCACGATTTTATTGGAACTGAACACCTTATGCTTGGTTTGCTGCGAGATGGAGATGGTAAAGCCATAGATATTTTAAATGCATTAGATATAGATTTAAGTCATTTAAGACGTAAAGTAGAAATACTTAGCCCGGCCAATCCCGAATCTACTGCGGTTTCTAACGAAAAAAGAAACTTGCACCTTACCCGCCAGGCAGAGCGGGCCTTAAAAACAACTTTTTTAGAAGCCAAGCTTTTTCAAAGTTCTAATATAAATACTGCGCACCTATTGCTATGTATTTTACGAAATGAAAACGATCCCACTACGAAACTACTTAATAAACTTAAGATAGATTATGATGGGGTTAAAGACCAGTTTAAATATATGATTGCCAGCGACGAAACTGATTTTCAGGATAGTCCTACGGCCGAATCATTTTCTGACGACGATAGCAGTACCGATGACGCTACTAAAGATAATCCGTTTAGCGGAGGTGGTAGCGGCCCGGGAAAAACTTCCAAAAAGTCTAAAACCCCTGTTTTAGATAACTTCGGAAGGGATCTAACCGCGATGGCTGAGAATGATAAACTGGATCCCGTTGTTGGACGTGAGAAAGAGATTGAAAGAGTTTCGCAAATTCTGAGTAGAAGAAAGAAAAACAACCCATTGCTAATCGGTGAACCCGGAGTTGGTAAATCGGCTATTGCTGAAGGTTTAGCACTTAGAATTATACAGCGTAAAGTTTCAAGAATACTGTTTGATAAACGCGTGGTTACTTTGGATCTTGCGAGTTTAGTAGCAGGAACAAAATACCGCGGCCAGTTTGAAGAACGTATGAAGGCTGTAATGAATGAGCTTGAAAAGAATGATGATATTATTCTTTTTATAGATGAAATTCATACCATTGTAGGTGCCGGTGGCGCCACAGGAAGTCTGGATGCCAGTAATATGTTCAAACCAGCCTTAGCCAGAGGTGAAATTCAATGTATTGGTGCTACTACTTTAGATGAATACAGGCAGTATATTGAAAAAGATGGTGCTTTAGAAAGAAGGTTCCAAAAGGTGATTGTTGAACCTACTACGGTAGAGGAAACTATTGAGATTTTGAATAATATTAAAGATAAATACGAAGATCACCATAATGTTTCTTACACCGATGATGCGATTGAAGCCTGTGTGAATTTAACCAACAGGTATTTAACCGATCGTTTTCTTCCAGATAAAGCAATTGATGCGTTGGATGAAGCAGGTGCCCGTGTACATATCACCAACATAGACGTACCAAAACAAATTTTAGATTTGGAGCGTAGATTGGAAGAAGTACGCGAAAAGAAAAATTCCGTAGTTAAAAAACAGAAATACGAAGAAGCTGCAAAACTTAGGGATGACGAGAAAAACCTTGAAAAAGAATTGCAAATAGCCCAGGAAAAATGGGAAGAGGAATCTAAGAAACATAAAGAAACGGTTGATGAAGATAGTGTTGCCGATGTTGTTTCTATGATGACCGGGGTACCCGTAAATAGAATTGCACAAACTGAAAGCAATAAACTGGTTGAACTTCCTAATAAAATAAAAGGGAAAGTAATTGGCCAGGACGATGCAGTAGGCAAAGTAGTAAAAGCCATTCAAAGAAACCGTGCCGGACTTAAAGATCCCAACAAACCCATTGGGTCATTTATATTTCTAGGTCAAACCGGTGTTGGAAAAACACAGCTGGCTAAAGTACTTGCCCGTGAGTTATTTGATAATGACGATTCACTTATTCGAATAGATATGAGTGAATATATGGAGAAGTTTGCCATCTCAAGATTGGTTGGAGCGCCTCCGGGATATGTTGGTTACGAAGAAGGTGGCCAGCTTACCGAAAAAGTGCGTAGAAAACCTTACGCGGTTATTCTCCTCGATGAGGTAGAAAAAGCGCATCCAGATGTTTTCAATATGCTGCTTCAGGTACTGGATGATGGGTATTTAACCGATAGCTTAGGAAGAAAGATAGATTTTAGAAATACGATTATCATCATGACCTCCAATATAGGAGCAAGAAAACTTAAAGATTTCGGACAGGGAGTTGGATTTGGTACCGCTTCACAGCGTTCTCAAGTAGATGAAAATGCAAGAAGTGTAATTGAAAACGCGCTTAAAAAAGCATTTGCCCCTGAGTTCTTGAACAGGATTGATGATGTAGTAATCTTTAACAGTCTTGAACGTGAAGACATTCATAAGATTATTGATATTGAATTAGTGAAATTATTTAGTAGAATTGGAAGTCTTGGTTACAACTTGACCTTAAGTGATAAAGCCAAGGATTTTATTGCTGAAAAAGGATTTGATAAACAATATGGTGCAAGGCCACTAAATAGAGCAATTCAGAAATATATTGAAGATGCGTTGGCTGAAGAAATTATCACTTCAAAACTAGCTGAAGGTGATAAGATTTTTATGGATCTCGATGAAGAAAAAAATGAATTAACGATAAAAATCGATAAAGCGGTTAAAGAAACCGAATCTTAG
- the hutH gene encoding histidine ammonia-lyase → MQSHHYISSAILDLETIEDILVNDKKLALSEEAESNIQKSRKYLNKKITESNTPVYGINTGFGALCNVKISPGKLTELQENLVKSHACGTGDKVNKEIVKLMLLLKIQSLSYGNSGIALETVLRLIDFYNQDILPIVYEQGSLGASGDLAPLAHLALPLIGEGEVCIEGEIISGADLLKRQNWEALKLQSKEGLALLNGTQFMSAHAVYALLKSYKLSYLADLIGSVSIDAFDCNLSPFDELVHMARPHRGQIKTAERIRRFLDDSQIAQSEKENVQDPYSFRCIPQVHGASKDTLSFVRKTIKTEINSVTDNPNIFIEEDKIISGGNFHGQPLALAVDYLAIALAELANISERRTYQLVSGLRGLPAFLVENPGLNSGFMIPQYTAASIVSQNKQLAVPASVDSIVSSNGQEDHVSMGANGATKLLKVVENLNSVLAIELFNASQAMHFREPAKTSAMLNDVLTEFREVVPILHNDETMAPHIKAAKSYLANFSFKENIFD, encoded by the coding sequence ATGCAGTCTCATCATTATATCAGTTCAGCCATTTTAGATTTAGAAACTATTGAAGATATACTGGTAAATGATAAAAAATTAGCGCTTAGTGAAGAAGCTGAATCTAATATCCAGAAATCCAGAAAATACTTAAACAAAAAAATTACCGAAAGTAATACTCCAGTTTATGGAATAAATACCGGTTTTGGAGCTTTATGTAATGTAAAGATAAGTCCGGGTAAATTAACCGAACTTCAGGAAAACCTGGTGAAATCACACGCCTGTGGAACCGGCGATAAGGTGAATAAAGAGATTGTAAAATTGATGCTTCTGTTGAAAATTCAATCTTTAAGCTACGGGAATTCCGGCATTGCCCTGGAAACCGTTTTAAGGCTTATAGATTTTTACAACCAGGATATTTTGCCCATAGTTTATGAACAGGGTTCTTTAGGAGCTTCCGGAGATCTTGCGCCGCTTGCTCACCTGGCACTTCCTTTAATTGGGGAAGGAGAAGTTTGTATTGAAGGAGAAATTATTAGCGGTGCAGACTTGCTAAAACGCCAAAATTGGGAAGCTTTAAAACTGCAATCTAAAGAAGGTTTGGCTTTGCTTAATGGTACTCAATTTATGAGTGCCCACGCAGTTTACGCACTACTAAAATCTTATAAATTGTCTTACCTGGCCGATCTTATTGGTTCGGTTTCTATAGATGCTTTTGATTGTAATTTATCTCCTTTTGATGAACTGGTGCATATGGCAAGGCCACATCGCGGGCAGATAAAAACTGCTGAACGCATTCGTAGATTTTTAGATGATAGCCAGATTGCCCAAAGTGAGAAAGAAAATGTACAAGATCCTTATAGTTTTAGATGTATACCCCAGGTTCACGGCGCGAGTAAAGACACCTTGAGTTTTGTAAGAAAAACAATTAAAACTGAAATTAATTCGGTAACCGATAATCCCAATATTTTTATTGAAGAAGATAAGATCATTTCCGGGGGGAATTTTCACGGACAGCCTCTGGCTTTAGCAGTAGATTATTTAGCAATTGCGTTGGCAGAACTTGCTAATATTTCAGAAAGAAGAACTTATCAATTGGTTTCCGGGCTTCGCGGGTTGCCGGCATTTTTGGTTGAAAATCCCGGTTTAAATAGCGGTTTTATGATTCCGCAGTACACCGCAGCCAGTATTGTGAGCCAGAATAAACAACTTGCGGTTCCCGCTTCAGTAGATTCTATAGTTTCTTCCAATGGGCAGGAAGATCACGTGAGCATGGGCGCTAACGGCGCAACAAAACTTTTAAAAGTAGTAGAAAACTTAAATAGTGTTCTTGCTATCGAGTTATTTAATGCATCGCAGGCCATGCACTTTAGAGAGCCGGCAAAAACTTCGGCAATGTTAAATGATGTTTTAACCGAATTTAGAGAGGTAGTACCTATCTTACATAACGATGAGACAATGGCGCCACACATAAAAGCGGCAAAATCTTATTTGGCAAACTTTAGTTTTAAAGAAAATATTTTTGATTAA